The Candidatus Palauibacter australiensis genome segment CGTCGGTGCCGATCCCGACGTGTTCCTCGCCGCACACCTGCACCGCGTGCTCGATGTGCCGCACCACGTCCTCCGCCACGGCCATGCCGTCGGCCGCGAGGAAGGGCATGAAGTAGATCCCGACGATCCCGCCGCCCTCGGCGACGAGTCGCAGCTCCCGGTCCGTCTTGTTGCGGGGAAGGTCCGTCACCGCGCGGCATCCCGTGTGGGTGATCGCGACCGGCGCGGCGGACGCGTCGATCCCGTCCAGACAGGTCTGCTCGCCGCTGTGACTGAGGTCCACCAGCGTCCGGGTGGCGTTGAGTTCGGCGACCACGTCCCGGCCAAAGTCCGTGAGCCCCCCGTTCTCCGGCACCATCGACCCATGCCCCAACTGGTTGGGGCCGTTGTACGTGAGCTGGATGATCCTGACGCCGAGCCCCGCGAAGACGGCGACCCGCCCCGCGTCGTCCCCCATCATGGCCCCGTTCTGGAACCCCTGGATGATGCCGACCCGGCCCTCGCGGGCGGCACGCTCAATGTCGCTCGCCGCCCGAACCTTGAGGAGCGCCTCCGGATGGTTCCGAATGATCCGGTTCCAGCGCGCCACGTCTGCGACCGAGTACTCGAACGGCTCCTGCAGCCCGGCCACGTACCCGATCGTCGTGTTGACGGCCGCGGTCCTCGAATTCAAGGCATCAGCGAGCGCCCTCTCATCCAGCGTGAGTGGCCCGTCCGCGGGATCGCCACCAAGAGCCCCCCGCGACCCCTGCCGATTCGGGTTCCGAATCCCCCCCAACATGTTGACGACAAACAGATCCGCCTGAACTCGCCGCCCCGGCACCCCCCGGACCCGACCCGCCACGCCCGTCGCCGCAAGCGCAAGCCCGCCGGCAGTGGCGAGAAAGGTCCTCCGCGCAATGCGTGTCGGGCTTGTGATCATTCCGCAGCAACCCTCCCTCCGCCAAGTTCGCTGATGCGGTCAAGATGGGTCGGCGACCAGTGCCGTCAACTCGGTGGCTGCCGCGAAGGCGGTGC includes the following:
- a CDS encoding membrane dipeptidase, with amino-acid sequence MITSPTRIARRTFLATAGGLALAATGVAGRVRGVPGRRVQADLFVVNMLGGIRNPNRQGSRGALGGDPADGPLTLDERALADALNSRTAAVNTTIGYVAGLQEPFEYSVADVARWNRIIRNHPEALLKVRAASDIERAAREGRVGIIQGFQNGAMMGDDAGRVAVFAGLGVRIIQLTYNGPNQLGHGSMVPENGGLTDFGRDVVAELNATRTLVDLSHSGEQTCLDGIDASAAPVAITHTGCRAVTDLPRNKTDRELRLVAEGGGIVGIYFMPFLAADGMAVAEDVVRHIEHAVQVCGEEHVGIGTDGGTTAVDDLDAAYEAARREVEARRRAGISAAGERPGVVPFIPDLQGPDQFRQLAGMLAARGHSSERIERILGLNALRVLRDVWGE